The following DNA comes from Solanum stenotomum isolate F172 chromosome 11, ASM1918654v1, whole genome shotgun sequence.
NNNNNNNNNNNNNNNNNNNNNNNNNNNNNNNNNNNNNNNNNNNNNNNNNNNNNNNNNNNNNNNNNNNNNNNNNNNNNNNNNNNNNNNNNNNNNNNNNNNNNNNNNNNNNNNNNNNNNNNNNNNNNNNNNNNNNNNNNNNNNNNNNNNNNNNNNNNNNNNNNNNNNNNNNNNNNNNNNNNNNNNNNNNNNNNNNNNNNNNNNNNNNNNNNNNNNNNNNNNNNNNNNNNNNNNNNNNNNNNNNNNNNNNNNNNNNNNNNNNNNNNNNNNNNNNNNNNNNNNNNNNNNNNNNNNNNNNNNNNNNNNNNNNNNNNNNNNNNNNNNNNNNNNNNNNNNNNNNNNNNNNNNNNNNNNNNNNNNNNNNNNNNNNNNNNNNNNNNNNNNNNNNNNNNNNNNNNNNNNNNNNNNNNNNNNNNNNNNNNNNNNNNNNNNNNNNNNNNNNNNNNNNNNNNNNNNNNNNNNNNNNNNNNNNNNNNNNNNNNNNNNNNNNNNNNNNNNNNNNNNNNNNNNNNNNNNNNNNNNNNNNNNNNNNNNNNNNNNNNNNNNNNNNNNNNNNNNNNNNNNNNNNNNNNNNNNNNNNNNNNNNNNNNNNNNNNNNNNNNNNNNNNNNNNNNNNNNNNNNNNNNNNNNNNNNNNNNNNNNNNNNNNNNNNNNNNNNNNNNNNNNNNNNNNNNNNNNNNNNNNNNNNNNNNNNNNNNNNNNNNNNNNNNNNNNNNNNNNNNNNNNNNNNNNNNNNNNNNNNNNNNNNNNNNNNNNNNNNNNNNNNNNNNNNNNNNNNNNNNNNNNNNNNNNNNNNNNNNNNNNNNNNNNNNNNNNNNNNNNNNNNNNNNNNNNNNNNNNNNNNNNNNNNNNNNNNNNNNNNNNNNNNNNNNNNNNNNNNNNNNNNNNNNNNNNNNNNNNNNNNNNNNNNNNNNNNNNNNNNNNNNNNNNNNNNNNNNNNNNNNNNNNNNNNNNNNNNNNNNNNNNNNNNNNNNNNNNNNNNNNNNNNNNNNNNNNNNNNNNNNNNNNNNNNNNNNNNNNNNNNNNNNNNNNNNNNNNNNNNNNNNNNNNNNNNNNNNNNNNNNNNNNNNNNNNNNNNNNNNNNNNNNNNNNNNNNNNNNNNNNNNNNNNNNNNNNNNNNNNNNNNNNNNNNNNNNNNNNNNNNNNNNNNNNNNNNNNNNNNNNNNNNNNNNNNNNNNNNNNNNNNNNNNNNNNNNNNNNNNNNNNNNNNNNNNNNNNNNNNNNNNNNNNNNNNNNNNNNNNNNNNNNNNNNNNNNNNNNNNNNNNNNNNNNNNNNNNNNNNNNNNNNNNNNNNNNNNNNNNNNNNNNNNNNNNNNNNNNNNNNNNNNNNNNNNNNNNNNNNNNNNNNNNNNNNNNNNNNNNNNNNNNNNNNNNNNNNNNNNNNNNNNNNNNNNNNNNNNNNNNNNNNNNNNNNNNNNNNNNNNNNNNNNNNNNNNNNNNNNNNNNNNNNNNNNNNNNNNNNNNNNNNNNNNNNNNNNNNNNNNNNNNNNNNNNNNNNNNNNNNNNNNNNNNNNNNNNNNNNNNNNNNNNNNNNNNNNNNNNNNNNNNNNNNNNNNNNNNNNNNNNNNNNNNNNNNNNNNNNNNNNNNNNNNNNNNNNNNNNNNNNNNNNNNNNNNNNNNNNNNNNNNNNNNNNNNNNNNNNNNNNNNNNNNNNNNNNNNNNNNNNNNNNNNNNNNNNNNNNNNNNNNNNNNNNNNNNNNNNNNNNNNNNNNNNNNNNNNNNNNNNNNNNNNNNNNNNNNNNNNNNNNNNNNNNNNNNNNNNNNNNNNNNNNNNNNNNNNNNNNNNNNNNNNNNNNNNNNNNNNNNNNNNNNNNNNNNNNNNNNNNNNNNNNNNNNNNNNNNNNNNNNNNNNNNNNNNNNNNNNNNNNNNNNNNNNNNNNNNNNNNNNNNNNNNNNNNNNNNNNNNNNNNNNNNNNNNNNNNNNNNNNNNNNNNNNNNNNNNNNNNNNNNNNNNNNNNNNNNNNNNNNNNNNNNNNNNNNNNNNNNNNNNNNNNNNNNNNNNNNNNNNNNNNNNNNNNNNNNNNNNNNNNNNNNNNNNNNNNNNNNNNNNNNNNNNNNNNNNNNNNNNNNNNNNNNNNNNNNNNNNNNNNNNNNNNNNNNNNNNNNNNNNNNNNNNNNNNNNNNNNNNNNNNNNNNNNNNNNNNNNNNNNNNNNNNNNNNNNNNNNNNNNNNNNNNNNNNNNNNNNNNNNNNNNNNNNNNNNNNNNNNNNNNNNNNNNNNNNNNNNNNNNNNNNNNNNNNNNNNNNNNNNNNNNNNNNNNNNNNNNNNNNNNNNNNNNNNNNNNNNNNNNNNNNNNNNNNNNNNNNNNNNNNNNNNNNNNNNNNNNNNNNNNNNNNNNNNNNNNNNNNNNNNNNNNNNNNNNNNNNNNNNNNNNNNNNNNNNNNNNNNNNNNNNNNNNNNNNNNNNNNNNNNNNNNNNNNNNNNNNNNNNNNNNNNNNNNNNNNNNNNNNNNNNNNNNNNNNNNNNNNNNNNNNNNNNNNNNNNNNNNNNNNNNNNNNNNNNNNNNNNNNNNNNNNNNNNNNNNNNNNNNNNNNNNNNNNNNNNNNNNNNNNNNNNNNNNNNNNNNNNNNNNNNNNNNNNNNNNNNNNNNNNNNNNNNNNNNNNNNNNNNNNNNNNNNNNNNNNNNNNNNNNNNNNNNNNNNNNNNNNNNNNNNNNNNNNNNNNNNNNNNNNNNNNNNNNNNNNNNNNNNNNNNNNNNNNNNNNNNNNNNNNNNNNNNNNNNNNNNNNNNNNNNNNNNNNNNNNNNNNNNNNNNNNNNNNNNNNNNNNNNNNNNNNNNNNNNNNNNNNNNNNAGTTCTTGTATTTTCCCACATTTGCCCTCGTGGAACtcacaaaaataatattgatcttCATTTTTGAGGTACAGTGAAGGAATAAAGCACCCTTTTATATAGTAAGTAAAGAAAGGGGTTGGTAAAAAACAAAGCTAAATAGGAATGGTATTCCCTGTTGCATAGAAGGATGCGTACACTTTGTTCAATGCACTcaacataaaattaaacaagtctTAAAGATAGATTCTAGAAACTAGGTTTAGAAAACGTAAGTTTTTGGCTGTTGTACTTGCTCCTTTTCAGGGCAGATTCAGGCCACATTCCACTTCCTCTTGAAGGTCAATTTTGACCTCTAAATAATTGTAAGACTTGGTCAGAAGATCTTCCATGGGATGGAGATTTTTCCATCATAAGACGATTTTTTTATTGCTAATTGAAGTCCATTAAGCTTGTCTTAAAACTTCTTTGTTTGAGATCTTGTCCTGGTTTTTTTGGAGCTTCCAAAACTTCATCCATGTATTTTAATGACGTTGAATTGCCATGGATGGCATCACACCCTCCAAATGTCTAGCCTCGAGTGTGTGGGGATTAGAGTCTCACATTGGTTGAAGGTTGGTTGTAGCCTCTTTATATGGTTTGGACAATCCTCACTCGATGAGCTAGTTTTTAAGGTCAAGTTCAGGCTAAGGTCAATATTTTTGAACAAATCCAAATTGAGCATTGTAGTCAGAACACCATAGAGTTGCTTAAGGGATTAGCTTTATTGGTGATGGCTACTCTTCCTGTGTGACAAGTTGCAGGATGCTAATTTTAATCACTAAATGCTTGTGGCTCCAATTGCCTCCATTGGGGTCAGAAAAATATAGTATATGCCATATGGGCTTTACAGTTCCCATAGAGTGAAATTAAAGACTGAATATCCCTGTTTTTCTCAATACTAATAAACTCCCTATAAGTTTTGAGTGGAACTAAAGATTGAATATCCCTTTTTCTCTGGATGCTAATAAACCCCTGAGAATTACTCCTCTCCTTCTTTCCATCTCTTTTTCAGATGGACTTCTTCAGTAGGTTTGAGATCAATACTTGAATAAGAAATATGCACCTTAACAAAACTGAAGGAGCAGAAAAATGCaccttaaatatttaatttctcaGTTTTGGATGGAGTTACTACAAGTCCAATTTTTTCTACAATATGataaattaaatagtaattCTATATTTTTCCTGTAATACCTTCTCCATTTAAGAGGTCGCATTCATGAGAGGTGAATCAAAATGGTAACTCTATAATGATATTTAGACATGTTGTAAAATGTAAACCATTTAAATaatcacattttattttttccttcaacttccatttcttgatattttattaTCTTCCATGCATGTTCACAGTCTTAATTTTTAAACAGCAAAGCAAGAAAACCACACAAATACACTGTAAAAGTTCATGTCAGATAGTTTCCACACAggatattaaagaaaaatagctACGGACAACATTTTGCCTACTATGAACAGCAACTCAACTACAAAGTTAAAAAGAATAGACTTACATAGGAGCCATAAGGCATGCACATTTTCGTCCCATTTACAAAAACCTCACCATACATTCTGGCTGAATCAGGCAACCTTCCTAAGGAAGAGAAACAAAAATGGGTTACGAACGATTCATACAGATTGATACACAATCCAATAGACGTTTCCCTATAGAACACAAACCTGAAAGGGCTCTCAAGAGCGTTGATTTCCCTGACTTGGCAGGTCCCATAATTACAGTCATTGTACCAGGTAATGCATAACCATTCGAACTCTTGACCACCTTATCAGAGTATTTCCGTTTTCCCTTTATTGTAACTGTCAAATCCTTCCAGGCAATAGATGCGCCAGCAATTTTCCTTGTAATAACTGCCCCATCTGGTAAAGGTGGAGACGGCAACGAACCACTGTTAAGCTTTGACAGGGAAGGGGAGGCTGGTGTAGTTGCAGCATTGATGGAATCACCTCCTTCGTCCACTCTGACTTCAATATCTGTGTCTTCCCAATCAGGTGAATCTTCAAATGAAATTGGTTGTCTAAGTGAACCAGGTTTCCTCAAGTAGAAGAAATTACTTGATGGCACCCTACTCGCTGGACTACTTGCCGAAGAAGACGAAGACCTATAATGATCCGATTGGGACTGTATTTCTTCCATTTCTTTTCAGTTCTCCAATTCTGCTCAACTATTCTGAAATGGCACACTGAACTGCAAGTTGATACGTAGGGGAGAGAAAAACTGCAAGTGTTTTCTGACGAGATTTTCAAAACTTCTTTCAATCCCCTTGACAGAGTCACAAGCAACTACTCTGTAAATATCCAGTTACAAATCACTGAAAAAacgaaaaatgaagaagaagttaCAACAATAGTAGAAGAAACCACATTCAAACAACTTTAAGCATCAAAAGGGCTTTTGTATAGACTCTTATGCATCAAATGGAACCAATAGCTGGTTGTGAAACAAGAACCATTTCAAATTTATATCAATCAATTCATCACCATGCCTCCATCCCAAATTAGTTGCAGACTTGCATCAGCTATATGAATCTTCTATATTCATTCCGCTCTATTTGAACCAATTTCATTTCGAATACTTCAATTTGttttgaaaagataaaaagggTATTCTTTAAAACTAGAAGTTCTCTTAATATCCATTATCATACGCTAACATATAAGTTTCTAACCACATTAGAAGAAAACTTTCAGCAAAAACAGGACCTAGTgtaagtttaagaaaaaatgatcaaacttTAAACCTGAAGTGTCACTTTTTAGTGAGTTCTATACCTAGACTATCAGGCGTTTGTGATTCCTACCTGAATTATCACCAACTATTTATCAAACACACCTCGAAGCTAACTAGATTAACTGTTTTGACTACAAACTCGCCAAAAGGCACGTGACAACTTAATTTGCCCATAAATTTCATCCACATGGCAGTTGACTCATTAATTTCAAAGagtattttgataaatagttaATAATAGTTCACGTAGGAAACACGGACAGTTCAGCCAGAAAATTCACAAAAACGTGATACTTCAGATGTGTTTCTGATTATTatctcttaaatttttttaaaaaaattccaattATTTCCTTTAATTATCTGTGTGGAGAGCCATTTGGCACCatttttaaattagaaaaagagaGTGCACACCACGCACCATTAGATACTAGTCAAGGTgtgttttcaaaaaataattggTGATGTTTAGGTAGAAAACACAAACACATGATAGTTCAAAGCACGAAactcacaaaaatatatatgatatttaggTATATTTTCGAAAAGAAAAATCAGGAATAGTAACTAGATATAGTGATCAAATGAGTTGAAGAATACCTATAAATCTTTTTAACCCAGAAATATTCCCATAGAAAAAAGAAtccttttttttatcttttcaagaGAAATGCTATAAACTTAATTTCATCTATTTGAATCAAACATCAAGCACCAAACTTTTTAGCTCTAGCCAACACTTAGCAATGTTTTCTCAGCAAACTAAAAACTCTCAACTCTCCTAACCCAAAAAGCTCACCCACAAAAgcagaaacaaaaacaaactcaaaacagaataattatttttaacccaaaaaaaaaaatacagattTTTTTTTACGGATTACAAGTTGGTAAATCAAACATTAGCGAATAATGTAAGTTCAGATAGTCAATCAATCGAGCAGCTACTAAAATTCCCCCTAAAACAAGAGATTCAAGCATACTAGTTCAATTAAACTAGT
Coding sequences within:
- the LOC125844550 gene encoding ABC transporter G family member 3-like, which translates into the protein MEEIQSQSDHYRSSSSSASSPASRVPSSNFFYLRKPGSLRQPISFEDSPDWEDTDIEVRVDEGGDSINAATTPASPSLSKLNSGSLPSPPLPDGAVITRKIAGASIAWKDLTVTIKGKRKYSDKVVKSSNGYALPGTMTVIMGPAKSGKSTLLRALSGRLPDSARMYGEVFVNGTKMCMPYGSYCICVVFLLCCLKIKTVNMHGR